One genomic segment of Paenibacillus durus includes these proteins:
- a CDS encoding AI-2E family transporter, whose product MEQWSGSKWFRWMVGVLLALIILYFVWLLHPMLQHVFDFLKAVLAPFLAAMIISYVLNPIVSMLAGRKVPRGAAVLLIYAVFLTTIAVIAVNLIPMFIKQLEELNEHLPEMTLRAQGLMHSMNTRLIPPGVEMGLNNWFFQLENRLAAGISHFLDHIGTTIGVLFDAFIVPFLVFYILKDFDVFERMLVSCLPRSRRKSIVTMLKDIDEALGNYIRGQFLVSLIIGILAYIGYALIGMPYALLFASLVAIFELVPYLGPFLGAAPAIVMASTISFRLVMLVVVVNTICQMLESNIISPQVVGRTLHLHPLLIIFALLVGGELAGIVGLILAVPCFAAGKVVLQHVITYYMKRKPV is encoded by the coding sequence ATGGAGCAATGGTCAGGGAGTAAATGGTTCCGCTGGATGGTCGGGGTGCTTCTGGCTCTGATCATTTTGTATTTCGTCTGGCTGCTTCATCCGATGCTGCAGCATGTATTCGATTTTTTGAAAGCGGTGCTGGCCCCCTTCTTGGCCGCCATGATCATATCCTATGTGCTTAATCCCATTGTCAGTATGCTGGCTGGCCGAAAAGTGCCGCGAGGAGCAGCCGTTCTGCTGATTTATGCCGTATTCTTGACCACGATTGCCGTCATTGCCGTCAACCTCATTCCGATGTTCATTAAGCAACTCGAAGAGCTTAACGAGCATTTGCCGGAGATGACGCTAAGAGCGCAGGGGCTGATGCACAGCATGAATACCCGTCTCATCCCGCCCGGAGTGGAAATGGGACTCAACAACTGGTTTTTCCAGCTGGAGAACCGGCTTGCTGCGGGAATTTCGCATTTCCTGGACCATATCGGCACCACCATCGGCGTGCTGTTCGACGCTTTCATCGTTCCTTTTTTGGTGTTCTATATTTTGAAAGATTTCGATGTGTTCGAACGGATGCTTGTGTCCTGTCTCCCGCGCTCCCGCCGCAAATCCATTGTGACGATGTTAAAAGATATCGACGAGGCGCTCGGCAATTACATCCGCGGCCAGTTCCTGGTCAGTCTGATTATCGGCATACTCGCTTATATCGGCTACGCGTTGATCGGAATGCCGTATGCGCTGCTGTTCGCGAGCCTGGTGGCCATATTCGAACTCGTCCCGTATTTAGGCCCTTTTCTCGGGGCGGCTCCCGCGATTGTGATGGCGTCGACCATATCATTTAGGTTGGTGATGCTTGTCGTCGTGGTGAATACGATATGCCAAATGTTGGAGAGCAATATAATTTCGCCGCAGGTCGTCGGACGGACGCTGCATTTGCATCCGCTGCTCATTATTTTTGCGCTGCTGGTGGGCGGCGAGCTTGCCGGTATAGTCGGGCTGATTCTGGCGGTACCCTGCTTCGCGGCGGGAAAGGTCGTCCTTCAGCATGTCATCACCTATTATATGAAGCGGAAACCGGTATGA
- a CDS encoding PRC-barrel domain-containing protein, which translates to MRLQDFIGLNVFGVEEGKEVGKIVDCVLDSNWNITGIELESKSFFGSHVKVVAWEDIVAYGEDAVMIQNEESIRKMDAGSIPHSFLEGKNKLKDMQVVTETGTILGKVSDVYFDQKLGNTIVALEISDGLVTDLMEGRKWLPCIPGMSIGENAVVVPALSEERLEKNINIVNG; encoded by the coding sequence ATGAGACTTCAGGATTTTATTGGTCTGAATGTGTTTGGAGTCGAGGAAGGCAAGGAAGTCGGCAAAATTGTCGACTGTGTTTTAGATTCAAACTGGAACATTACGGGTATTGAACTGGAAAGCAAATCTTTTTTCGGCAGTCATGTGAAAGTTGTGGCATGGGAAGACATTGTCGCCTACGGCGAGGATGCCGTGATGATACAGAATGAGGAGTCTATTCGGAAGATGGACGCAGGCAGCATACCCCATTCCTTTCTGGAGGGCAAGAACAAATTGAAAGACATGCAGGTCGTGACGGAGACCGGAACGATTCTTGGCAAAGTGTCCGATGTTTATTTTGACCAAAAGTTGGGAAACACAATAGTAGCCCTGGAAATTAGCGACGGGCTTGTGACTGATTTGATGGAAGGTCGTAAGTGGCTGCCTTGCATACCGGGAATGTCCATTGGAGAGAATGCAGTGGTGGTTCCGGCACTCAGTGAAGAAAGATTAGAAAAAAATATTAACATTGTTAACGGATAG
- a CDS encoding cysteine desulfurase family protein gives MKPIYLDHAASTPVHPEVAEVMMKIMTEQFGNASSVHAFGRSVKKIINGARDAISSNLGCSPDEWVFTGGGTESDNLALFGAAYSRKGGHIITTAIEHHAVLHACEELEKEGYSITYLPVDQTGRVALKDLEAALRDDTFLISVMLANNEVGTVQPIEEIGRLAREKGILFHVDAVQALGSIPISLSDLPVDYMSFTAHKINGPQGIGGLYVRRGAPLHPRLYGGLQERGRRAGTENLAGAAGFAKAVELAVKGQAARNEESLALRNRLLEGLDQGIGRDSYKINGNAEHGLAHITNISFPGVRSDVMLMNLDMEGIAASSGSACTSGSLEISHVLKAMNLADDRLSSAIRFSTGLGNTSEEMEHVARKIETILNRLRIKG, from the coding sequence ATGAAGCCAATTTATTTGGACCATGCCGCCTCGACGCCGGTTCATCCGGAGGTGGCGGAGGTCATGATGAAGATAATGACGGAGCAATTTGGCAATGCCTCCAGCGTGCACGCGTTCGGGCGCTCTGTGAAGAAGATAATCAACGGAGCGCGCGATGCGATCAGCTCCAATTTAGGCTGTTCCCCGGATGAATGGGTATTTACCGGCGGGGGCACGGAGAGCGATAATCTGGCGCTGTTCGGCGCAGCCTATTCCCGCAAAGGCGGTCATATTATCACAACGGCCATCGAGCATCACGCCGTGCTGCATGCCTGCGAGGAGCTGGAGAAGGAAGGGTATTCCATAACTTACCTCCCTGTGGATCAGACAGGCCGGGTTGCACTGAAAGATCTCGAAGCGGCGCTTCGGGACGATACGTTCCTAATCAGCGTTATGCTTGCCAACAATGAAGTGGGTACGGTTCAGCCGATTGAAGAGATTGGCAGACTGGCCAGGGAGAAGGGAATTTTATTCCACGTCGATGCCGTTCAGGCACTGGGATCTATTCCGATTTCACTGTCAGACCTGCCTGTGGACTATATGAGCTTCACCGCACACAAAATCAACGGGCCACAGGGCATTGGCGGCCTTTATGTCCGGCGCGGCGCGCCGCTTCATCCCCGGCTGTACGGAGGATTGCAGGAACGGGGGCGCCGGGCGGGGACGGAGAATTTGGCCGGTGCGGCCGGATTTGCCAAAGCGGTCGAACTAGCCGTAAAGGGCCAAGCGGCCAGGAATGAAGAATCGTTGGCGCTGCGGAATCGCCTGCTTGAGGGACTGGACCAGGGAATCGGACGGGACTCTTATAAGATTAACGGGAATGCCGAGCACGGTTTGGCGCATATTACGAATATAAGCTTCCCTGGCGTCCGTTCGGACGTCATGCTGATGAATCTCGATATGGAGGGCATCGCCGCTTCCAGCGGATCAGCATGTACCTCGGGTTCCCTCGAAATTTCACATGTGTTGAAGGCAATGAACCTTGCGGACGATCGATTAAGCTCGGCGATTCGATTCAGCACCGGCTTGGGTAATACTTCTGAAGAAATGGAACATGTTGCCCGGAAAATTGAAACCATTTTAAACCGGCTGCGTATTAAAGGGTAG
- the cymR gene encoding cysteine metabolism transcriptional regulator CymR produces the protein MKISTKGRYGLTIMMELAVRFGEGPTSLKSIAEKNGLSEHYLEQLIAPLRNAGLVKSIRGAYGGYILSREASDITAGDIIRVLEGPISPVDFTEEDDPAKRDLWLRIRDSIADVLDSTTLADLISFKEETHTDNYMFYI, from the coding sequence TTGAAAATATCGACAAAAGGCCGATACGGATTAACCATCATGATGGAGCTCGCCGTCAGGTTTGGTGAAGGTCCTACATCTTTGAAGAGCATTGCTGAAAAAAATGGATTATCCGAGCATTATCTGGAGCAGCTGATCGCTCCCCTGCGCAACGCGGGCCTCGTCAAGAGCATACGCGGCGCCTATGGCGGCTATATTTTATCCCGTGAAGCCTCTGATATTACTGCCGGGGATATTATCCGCGTGCTGGAAGGTCCGATCTCACCTGTGGACTTCACGGAAGAAGACGATCCGGCCAAGCGCGATCTGTGGCTGCGTATCCGCGACAGCATCGCCGATGTGCTGGACTCCACCACTCTGGCGGATCTGATTTCCTTCAAGGAAGAGACGCATACAGATAATTACATGTTCTACATTTAG
- the mnmA gene encoding tRNA 2-thiouridine(34) synthase MnmA has protein sequence MAKAIENTRVVVGMSGGVDSSVTALLLKQQGYDVIGIFMKNWDDTDESGVCTAEADAEDVRRVCEQIDIPYYTVNFEKEYFDKVFKYFLDEYKAGRTPNPDVMCNREIKFGEFLNKALQLGADYVATGHYARVVEEDGEFKLLRGVDGNKDQTYFLNALNQQQLSRAMFPIGHLQKPEVRRIAEEAGLYTAKKKDSTGVCFIGERNFREFLSQYLPAKSGDMVDIATGEIKGRHDGLMYYTLGQRQGLGIGGSGTGEPWFVADKDLSRNILYVVQGDKHHSLYSTGLVASGVNWIDGRGLGSEPLRCTAKFRYRQPDQGVTLTKREDGTLHVAFDTPQKAITPGQAVVFYDGEVCLGGGIIEYAEKVVPQPQ, from the coding sequence GTGGCAAAAGCAATTGAAAATACCCGCGTCGTTGTCGGCATGTCGGGGGGAGTGGACTCCTCCGTCACGGCGCTGCTGCTGAAGCAGCAGGGCTATGACGTCATCGGCATCTTCATGAAGAACTGGGATGACACTGACGAGTCGGGCGTCTGCACGGCCGAAGCCGATGCGGAAGATGTGCGCCGCGTATGCGAGCAGATCGACATTCCTTACTATACCGTAAACTTTGAGAAAGAATACTTTGATAAGGTGTTCAAATATTTTCTCGATGAATATAAGGCCGGACGCACGCCTAACCCGGACGTTATGTGCAACCGGGAGATCAAGTTCGGCGAATTCCTGAACAAGGCGCTTCAGCTCGGCGCCGATTATGTGGCTACCGGACACTATGCGCGCGTCGTGGAAGAAGACGGCGAGTTCAAGCTGCTCCGCGGGGTGGACGGCAACAAGGATCAAACGTATTTCCTGAACGCATTGAATCAGCAGCAGCTGTCCAGAGCCATGTTCCCGATCGGGCATTTGCAGAAGCCGGAAGTTCGCCGGATCGCCGAAGAGGCCGGACTGTATACGGCGAAGAAAAAAGACAGCACCGGAGTCTGCTTCATCGGCGAACGCAATTTCCGCGAATTCTTGAGCCAGTACCTGCCGGCTAAGTCCGGCGATATGGTGGATATCGCCACCGGCGAGATCAAAGGGCGCCACGATGGGCTGATGTATTATACACTCGGCCAGCGTCAAGGTCTCGGCATCGGCGGCTCGGGTACAGGCGAGCCGTGGTTCGTCGCAGATAAAGACCTCAGCCGCAACATTCTGTATGTCGTCCAGGGGGACAAGCACCACAGCTTGTACTCAACAGGCCTTGTCGCTTCCGGCGTGAACTGGATCGATGGGCGCGGCCTTGGTAGTGAACCGCTACGCTGCACGGCCAAGTTCCGGTACCGCCAGCCGGATCAGGGCGTTACGCTGACGAAACGCGAAGACGGAACTCTGCATGTCGCCTTCGATACGCCGCAGAAGGCGATTACGCCCGGACAGGCCGTCGTATTTTATGACGGCGAGGTCTGCCTTGGCGGCGGAATCATCGAATACGCCGAAAAGGTTGTGCCGCAGCCGCAGTAA
- a CDS encoding replication-associated recombination protein A — protein sequence MDLFSFGEETGDGRLLADRMRPETLDEYIGQEHIVGKGKLLRRAIEADQVSSILLYGPPGCGKTTLAHIISHQTKGEFVRLNAVEATVKDVREVIERAQNAKALYGTKTILFLDEVHRFNSSRQDALLPAVEKGTIIFIGATTENPFHYVNGALMSRSTLFQLEPLNKAHSLAAMRRALEDQEKGLGFIDLQVDEAALEHIAAMANGDIRRALNALELAALTTPPGSSGSVHITLEVAEDSIRRPTVKADESTQYDVLSAFHKSIRGSSDAALFWFLYAVEKLGMDPIVFIRRLIAAASEDIGLANPQAMVQAVSALEAYRNNGWPEAKLNIAQAILFAVESPKSNAVYMAISRAMSAIGELKSAEVPLHLRDTHYKGSAQLGHGGYKYPHDFPGHYVKQEYLPGAISRRVFYQATEQGNEVKILHNQALRREQ from the coding sequence ATGGATTTGTTCTCTTTCGGGGAGGAGACCGGAGACGGCCGTCTGCTGGCGGACCGCATGCGTCCGGAGACTCTTGATGAATATATAGGTCAGGAGCATATTGTGGGAAAAGGAAAGCTGCTGCGCCGGGCGATTGAAGCCGATCAGGTCTCATCCATTCTGCTGTACGGGCCTCCGGGCTGCGGAAAAACGACGCTCGCCCACATTATCTCCCATCAAACGAAGGGAGAGTTCGTGCGGCTGAACGCCGTGGAGGCGACGGTCAAGGATGTGAGGGAAGTCATCGAACGGGCGCAGAACGCCAAAGCGCTGTACGGCACGAAGACGATCCTGTTTCTGGACGAGGTGCACCGATTCAACAGCTCCCGCCAGGATGCGCTCCTTCCGGCGGTTGAGAAGGGCACGATTATTTTTATCGGTGCGACTACAGAGAATCCGTTCCATTATGTGAACGGCGCCTTGATGAGCCGGTCCACGCTGTTCCAACTGGAGCCGCTGAACAAGGCGCACAGCCTGGCCGCGATGCGCCGGGCGCTGGAGGACCAGGAGAAAGGTCTCGGCTTTATCGACCTTCAGGTGGACGAGGCTGCGCTGGAGCATATCGCGGCGATGGCGAACGGCGACATCCGCCGGGCACTGAACGCGCTGGAGCTGGCCGCGCTGACGACGCCGCCAGGCAGCAGCGGCAGCGTACATATTACCCTGGAGGTGGCGGAGGACTCTATCCGCCGTCCAACAGTCAAAGCGGACGAATCCACGCAGTACGACGTGCTGTCCGCCTTTCACAAAAGCATCCGCGGCTCCAGCGACGCTGCGCTGTTCTGGTTCCTCTACGCTGTAGAGAAGCTCGGGATGGACCCGATTGTGTTCATCCGCCGCCTGATCGCCGCAGCAAGCGAGGATATCGGGCTGGCGAACCCGCAGGCGATGGTGCAGGCGGTCAGCGCGCTGGAAGCCTACCGCAACAACGGCTGGCCGGAGGCGAAGCTCAATATCGCCCAGGCGATTCTGTTCGCTGTCGAGAGCCCGAAGTCCAACGCCGTGTACATGGCGATTTCCAGAGCGATGTCAGCGATCGGCGAGCTGAAGTCTGCCGAAGTCCCGCTGCACTTGCGGGATACGCATTATAAGGGCTCAGCACAGCTGGGGCATGGCGGATACAAATATCCGCATGATTTTCCCGGCCATTACGTAAAGCAGGAGTACCTGCCGGGGGCGATCTCGCGCCGGGTCTTTTACCAGGCGACCGAGCAGGGCAACGAAGTGAAGATCCTCCATAACCAGGCGCTGCGGCGGGAACAGTGA